A window of Sphingorhabdus lacus contains these coding sequences:
- a CDS encoding sulfotransferase family protein has product MSQAYPGQADWHPSFIIIGAVKAATTWALEQLQVNPALYMPDPEPHYFSSEFDRGEDYYRAYFEAQVGSGRMLGEKSADYLAHPDAPQRIANMLPHARLVVQFRNPVERAYSDYKMLYRRGTVKEGPEAYLASLDNPQPRFLNDGLYAQHMRRWLDHFPTDQIHAFLYDDVKAQPKATVEAISHHIGVDPVFDIGQSRKKANNASERFLPLPVRKVLAPLKSTIAPLRGHPLFESTRGFFAREIAYPPLSPQLRLRLRDFYAEDVEQLGKLLGRDLSAWLRDEPRDAQNSRGEREHSKVA; this is encoded by the coding sequence ATGAGCCAGGCGTATCCAGGGCAAGCCGACTGGCATCCGTCCTTCATTATCATCGGTGCTGTGAAGGCGGCGACAACCTGGGCTCTCGAACAGCTGCAGGTTAACCCCGCACTCTATATGCCGGATCCCGAGCCGCATTATTTCAGCAGCGAATTTGATCGCGGTGAAGACTATTACCGCGCTTATTTTGAAGCGCAGGTGGGTTCCGGGCGGATGCTGGGGGAGAAGTCGGCCGACTATCTCGCCCATCCCGATGCCCCGCAGCGTATCGCCAATATGCTGCCCCATGCCCGTCTTGTCGTGCAGTTCCGCAACCCTGTGGAGCGCGCCTATTCCGATTATAAAATGCTCTATCGTCGCGGGACGGTGAAGGAAGGACCGGAAGCCTACCTCGCCTCTTTGGACAACCCGCAGCCCCGATTTTTGAACGATGGTCTCTATGCGCAGCATATGCGCCGTTGGCTGGATCATTTTCCGACCGACCAGATCCACGCATTCTTATATGATGATGTAAAAGCGCAGCCAAAGGCGACAGTAGAGGCAATTTCACACCACATCGGCGTCGATCCGGTTTTTGATATTGGTCAGTCACGTAAAAAGGCAAATAACGCGTCAGAGCGCTTTTTGCCCTTGCCGGTCCGGAAGGTTCTTGCGCCATTGAAAAGCACCATTGCTCCTCTGCGCGGCCATCCTCTGTTCGAATCGACGCGTGGCTTTTTTGCACGTGAAATTGCATATCCGCCATTATCGCCGCAATTGCGGTTGCGGTTGCGTGATTTTTATGCCGAAGATGTGGAGCAATTGGGTAAGCTGCTCGGCCGTGATCTATCAGCTTGGCTGAGAGATGAGCCGCGGGACGCGCAAAATAGTCGTGGAGAACGCGAGCATTCTAAAGTTGCGTGA
- a CDS encoding polysaccharide biosynthesis/export family protein codes for MLKMLKSLLVVAVLAGSSLVSGCASSTNGLAAIPAGDLSVLRLEPGDRIKVQIPDLQGADAEYAVDQTGVIALPLVEEVKISGLTLREAEKAIEKALLDKRILVRPNVTLQAASLRPIYILGEIGKPGQYEFREGLTVFSIISLAGGYTYRADTTSMVITRTVNGRKVTGRASENTVVMPGDQIRIVEKWF; via the coding sequence ATGCTGAAGATGCTCAAAAGTCTGCTGGTAGTTGCGGTTCTGGCAGGATCATCGCTCGTGTCTGGATGCGCATCGTCGACAAACGGACTTGCGGCCATTCCGGCCGGCGATTTATCCGTGCTCCGCTTGGAGCCGGGTGATCGGATAAAGGTTCAAATTCCTGATCTGCAGGGTGCGGATGCTGAATATGCCGTCGACCAGACAGGCGTAATCGCGCTGCCTTTGGTGGAGGAAGTGAAAATTTCCGGACTAACATTGCGCGAAGCAGAAAAGGCCATCGAAAAGGCTTTGCTCGATAAGCGCATATTGGTCCGCCCTAACGTCACACTGCAGGCTGCATCGCTACGCCCGATTTACATCTTGGGAGAAATCGGTAAGCCCGGCCAGTATGAATTCCGGGAGGGGCTGACGGTGTTTTCGATTATTTCGCTTGCCGGCGGCTATACCTATCGCGCCGACACAACCTCGATGGTCATTACGCGTACCGTAAATGGCCGTAAGGTTACCGGCCGGGCCTCGGAAAATACGGTAGTCATGCCAGGCGATCAAATTCGCATTGTTGAGAAGTGGTTTTAA